Proteins from a single region of Antechinus flavipes isolate AdamAnt ecotype Samford, QLD, Australia chromosome 2, AdamAnt_v2, whole genome shotgun sequence:
- the LOC127547034 gene encoding collagen alpha-1(I) chain-like, whose amino-acid sequence MAEHSSRGPRGLGNRAPNNTPAPEAPNVPKGPLHTSKASLPSISPTSVKIIPDTGAKSNSGDLARSPAIVPDEPGTKPRHFPDPFLAPKGVLLQMLPLCLDTWEHKSSGGEKGEPPPRTAPAGLRGLEGAGPTAEPRDWGSGSSPPKPRKQDGVTGRAADSAQINAWNNAGNANVSHGDGDSLEPELSHPNGSGQVRSRCPGGAGARVGSGCPGGERVPGGERVPGGEWVPGGSGCLGGTGARVGNGCLGGTGAWVGSGCPVGSGCLGGSGCLGGSGCPGGAGAWGERVPGGERVPGWGAGSRVGSGCLGGERVPGGERVPGWGTGARVGSGCLGGAGARGERVPGWGTGTRVGNGCPGGERVPGGSGCPGGAGARGERVPGWGAGALPLPWGRRLPGALKTPGPRPERSHKGRFGGRGGHRRHPQTRPVAVPPRNGQLFPGHQERPARPPTQPGLKEPRPKLSPSRGDARKTPGPVGASAPSKAPNFWRRPTAGACEPRAARGTVLDQSRPCLRSPSVKRDDLRPPAPLLLLLEPDFGPEHTDQSPVALGAPCARCPRQSRAPQPALLRSASVGPPARSGAQPTGRAPVPPVPPGLQWCPTNGQIPVPPVPPGPQRCPTNGQGPCAPWSTAVPNQRAGPLCPLCPPAHSGAQPTGRAPVPPVPPGPQRCPTNGQGPCAPCAPRPTAVPNLRAGPLCPPAHSGAQPTGMAPVPPGLQRCPTNGQIPVPPVPPGPQRCPTNGQIPVPPVLPGGAQPTGRAPCAPRPAAVPNQWTDPCAPCVPRRCPTYGQGPCARALEKRLRGRRASGCAETGRGEPRDPRPNLAPRPLFHGRPFSEPSKGRHQRPSARPGSRLHRTQSGGGAEIGEGAKGRGRGGPVCPVNGYDDHNGNSDGIHASGPAGGATERRAWGQGLCLSFLLCQQEKETAKKAPDGPQGQRAGPRAHVGSATAAGASHAARLQPGPRT is encoded by the exons ATGGCTGAACACTCATCCCGAGGACCCCGAGGGCTGGGGAACCGAGCCCCAAATAACACCCCCGCCCCCGAGGCGCCAAACGTCCCCAAAGGCCCTTTGCACACATCAAAGGCATCCTTGCCCTCCATCTCCCCGACATCTGTCAAAATCATCCCAGATACCGGGGCCAAAAGCAACAGTGGTGACCTTGCCCGAAGCCCTGCGATTGTCCCCGACGAGCCAGGCACAAAGCCGCGTCAC TTTCCTGACCCTTTCCTTGCCCCCAAAGGCGTTCTGCTTCAGATGCTTCCGCTCTGCTTGGACACATGGGAACACAAGTCCtcagggggagagaaaggagagccCCCGCCCAGGACGGCCCCAGCCGGCCTCCGTGGTCTGGAAGGAGCCGGCCCCACGGCCGAGCCCAGGGACTGGGGCTCAGGGTCCTCACCGCCAAAGCCCCGGAAACAAGATGGGGTCACTG GGAGAGCTGCGGACAGTGCCCAGATCAACGCCTGGAACAACGCTGGAAACGCCAACGTGAGTCATGGGGATGGAGATTCCTTGGAACCGGAGCTGTCCCATCCTAACGGCAGTGGCCAAGTAAGGAGCAGGTGCCCGGGGGGAGCGGGTGCCCGGGTGGGGAGTGGGTGCCCGGGTGGGGAGCGGGTGCCTGGGGGGGAGCGGGTGCCTGGGGGGGAGTGGGTGCCCGGGGGGAGCGGGTGCCTGGGGGGAACGGGTGCCCGGGTGGGGAACGGGTGCCTGGGGGGAACGGGTGCCTGGGTGGGGAGTGGGTGCCCGGTGGGGAGCGGGTGCCTGGGGGGGAGCGGGTGCCTGGGGGGGAGTGGGTGCCCGGGGGGAGCGGGTGCCTGGGGGGAACGGGTGCCCGGTGGGGAACGGGTGCCTGGGTGGGGAGCGGGTTCCCGGGTGGGGAGCGGGTGCCTGGGTGGGGAGCGGGTGCCTGGGGGGGAGCGGGTGCCCGGGTGGGGAACGGGTGCCCGGGTGGGGAGCGGGTGCCTGGGGGGAGCGGGTGCCCGGGGGGAACGGGTGCCTGGGTGGGGAACGGGTACCCGGGTGGGGAACGGGTGCCCAGGTGGGGAACGGGTGCCCGGGGGGAGCGGGTGCCCGGGGGGAGCGGGTGCCCGGGGGGAGCGGGTGCCCGGGTGGGGAGCAGGTGCCCTCCCCCTGCCCTGGGGGAGACGGCTTCCTGGAGCACTGAAAACCCCAGGGCCGAGACCTGAGCGAAGCCACAAAGGCCGATTTGGGGGCAGGGGAGGACACAGGCGACATCCACAGACCCGTCCCGTGGCCGTCCCACCGAGGAACGGGCAGCTCTTCCCCGGGCACCAGGAACGGCCCGCGCGCCCACCCACGCAGCCAGGTCTGAAGGAGCCCCGGCCCAAGCTGTCCCCGAGCCGAGGAGACGCCAGGAAAACCCCAGGCCCCGTTGGCGCCTCTGCTCCCAGCAAAGCGCCTAACTTCTGG AGACGGCCCACGGCTGGCGCGTGTGAGCCTCGGGCCGCCCGCGGGACGGTGCTGGACCAGTCCCGGCCCTGCCTTCGGTCCCCGTCTGTGAAACGAGACGACCTGCGGCCTCCGGCCCCCCTCCTGCTCCTCCTGGAGCCC GACTTTGGCCCCGAGCACACAGACCAGTCTCCGGTGGCCCTTGGCGCGCCCTGCGCTCGGTGCCCTCGCCAGTCACGGGCGCCCCAGCCGGCGCTCCTCCGGTCAGCGAGTGTGGGCCCCCCAGCCCGCAGCGGTGCCCAACCTACGGGCAGGGCCCCTGTGCCCCCTGTGCCCCCCGGCCTGCAGTGGTGCCCAACCAACGGGCAGATCCCTGTGCCCCCTGTGCCCCCCGGCCCGCAGCGGTGCCCAACCAATGGGCAGGGCCCCTGTGCCCCCTGGTCTACAGCGGTGCCCAACCAACGGGCAGGGCCCCTGTGCCCCCTGTGCCCCCCGGCCCACAGCGGTGCCCAACCAACGGGCAGGGCCCCTGTGCCCCCTGTGCCCCCCGGCCCACAGCGGTGCCCAACCAACGGGCAGGGCCCCTGTGCCCCCTGTGCCCCCCGGCCCACAGCGGTGCCCAACCTACGGGCAGGGCCCCTGTGCCCCCCAGCCCACAGCGGTGCCCAACCTACGGGCATGGCCCCTGTGCCCCCTGGTCTACAGCGGTGCCCAACCAACGGACAGATCCCTGTGCCCCCTGTGCCCCCCGGCCCACAGCGGTGCCCAACCAATGGACAGATCCCTGTGCCCCCTGTGCTCCCCGGCGGTGCCCAACCTACGGGCAGGGCCCCCTGTGCCCCCCGGCCCGCAGCGGTGCCCAACCAATGGACAGATCCCTGTGCCCCCTGTGTCCCCCGGCGGTGCCCAACCTACGGGCAGGGCCCCTGTGCCCGGGCACTGGAGAAGCGCCTCAGGGGCCGCCGCGCCTCTGGTTGTGCTGAGACCGGCCGGGGGGAGCCCAGGGATCCACGTCCAAACCTGGCCCCGCGGCCGCTGTTCCACGGGCGACCCTTCTCCGAGCCCTCGAAAGGGAGGCACCAGCGACCTTCGGCCCGGCCTGGGTCCCGCCTCCACCGCACTCAGtctggggggggggcagaaatAGGGGAGGGGgcaaaaggaagggggaggggcggCCCCGTCTGCCCAGTCAATGGGTACGACGACCACAATGGTAACTCGGACGGCATTCACGCGTCGGGGCCAGCAGGAGGAGCCACAGAGCGCCGGGCCTGGGGCCAGggactctgcctcagtttcctcctctgtcagcAGGAGAAGGAAACCGCCAAGAAAGCCCCCGACGGGCCCCAGGGTCAGAGGGCCGGACCCCGGGCACACGTAGGCAGCGCGACTGCAGCCGGGGCCTCGCAC
- the LOC127552242 gene encoding sperm flagellar protein 1-like isoform X2 encodes MHKLGNASPALEELTFSVGGGEDTSGYKVAGRDFVAAPGSFPFGDKMMIAEIVKHFEPKLVEMHNYIPTSNTEQKLSNWSILNRKVFPKLRFYVSEEDIRKVVISTPGAIESVLSTLRQKMEEKCQRKAIQEARMNMKDPIGFDSININRHLAELESCKSAESLANKGSSGKKAIPNQKGEERACDYFGRQDVSLSQCPHSEPNFQQLLEEKEQALAVLQETVQILQMKVHRLEHLVQLKDMRIEDLTRHLNTPK; translated from the exons ATGCACAAATTGGGAAACGCCtcccctgccctcgaggagctcacattctcggtggggggcggggaggatACAAGTGGATACAAAGTAGCAGGCCGTGACTTTGTTGCAGCTCCGGGTTCCTTCCCCTTCGGCGACAAAA TGATGATTGCAGAgattgtaaaacactttgaaCCCAAACTTGTGGAAATGCACAACTACATCCCGACCAGCAACACGGAACAAAAGCTGAGCAACTGGAGCATCCTCAACAG GAAAGTGTTCCCCAAACTTCGCTTCTATGTCTCCGAGGAGGACATTCGGAAGGTTGTCATCAGCACTCCGGGGGCTATCGAGTCTGTGCTGTCCACACTGAGGCAGAAGATGGAAGAGAAGTGCCAAAGGAAGGCCATCCAGGAGGCCAGGATGAACATGAAG GACCCCATCGGATTTGACAGCATCAATATCAACAGGCACTTGGCAGAGCTGGAAAGCTGCAAGTCCGCCG AATCCCTGGCTAACAAGGGCTCCTCGGGCAAGAAGGCGATTCCCAatcagaagggagaggagagagccTGTGACTACTTTGGAAG GCAGGATGTGAGTCTCAGCCAGTGCCCGCACAGTGAGCCCAACTTCCAGCAGTTACTGGAGGAGAAGGAGCAGGCTCTCGCCGTGCTCCAGGAGACAGTGCAG ATTCTACAGATGAAAGTGCATAGGCTGGAACACCTGGTGCAGCTGAAGGACATGAGGATTGAGGACCTGACGAGACACCTGAACACCCCAAAATAA
- the LOC127552242 gene encoding sperm flagellar protein 1-like isoform X1 — MNRPGRTVPGSLLSTPLPLTALHHLYAWVDSVPFSRPKRHLARDFSDGVMIAEIVKHFEPKLVEMHNYIPTSNTEQKLSNWSILNRKVFPKLRFYVSEEDIRKVVISTPGAIESVLSTLRQKMEEKCQRKAIQEARMNMKDPIGFDSININRHLAELESCKSAESLANKGSSGKKAIPNQKGEERACDYFGRQDVSLSQCPHSEPNFQQLLEEKEQALAVLQETVQILQMKVHRLEHLVQLKDMRIEDLTRHLNTPK, encoded by the exons ATGAATCGGCCTGGGCGCACGGTCCCGGGCTCTCTGCTGTCCACGCCGCTGCCGCTCACGGCGCTACACCACCTCTACGCCTGGGTGGACAGCGTGCCCTTCAGCCGACCAAAGCGCCACTTGGCCCGGGACTTCAGCGACGGCG TGATGATTGCAGAgattgtaaaacactttgaaCCCAAACTTGTGGAAATGCACAACTACATCCCGACCAGCAACACGGAACAAAAGCTGAGCAACTGGAGCATCCTCAACAG GAAAGTGTTCCCCAAACTTCGCTTCTATGTCTCCGAGGAGGACATTCGGAAGGTTGTCATCAGCACTCCGGGGGCTATCGAGTCTGTGCTGTCCACACTGAGGCAGAAGATGGAAGAGAAGTGCCAAAGGAAGGCCATCCAGGAGGCCAGGATGAACATGAAG GACCCCATCGGATTTGACAGCATCAATATCAACAGGCACTTGGCAGAGCTGGAAAGCTGCAAGTCCGCCG AATCCCTGGCTAACAAGGGCTCCTCGGGCAAGAAGGCGATTCCCAatcagaagggagaggagagagccTGTGACTACTTTGGAAG GCAGGATGTGAGTCTCAGCCAGTGCCCGCACAGTGAGCCCAACTTCCAGCAGTTACTGGAGGAGAAGGAGCAGGCTCTCGCCGTGCTCCAGGAGACAGTGCAG ATTCTACAGATGAAAGTGCATAGGCTGGAACACCTGGTGCAGCTGAAGGACATGAGGATTGAGGACCTGACGAGACACCTGAACACCCCAAAATAA